The proteins below come from a single Leptidea sinapis chromosome Z, ilLepSina1.1, whole genome shotgun sequence genomic window:
- the LOC126978880 gene encoding uncharacterized protein LOC126978880, with product INNIRSTYKKERKKIADSKKSGAGSQEVYNPKVLNANENLTTEVLQSVQNHLKRPAIVNDRFDIFGANVAAKLRDITKQQRILAEKVINETLFLTEMENFTISHQVTDSSSVRFTNYSYNVPSPVSHTPSPVHYQNSNFEGSQSILQTSQQGQSQPIQNSAANFLSSFDINTN from the exons ataaacaacattcGCTCTACTTACAAAAAAGAGCGTAAGAAGATCGCTGATTCGAAGAAATCGGGAGCAGGAAGCCAAGAAGTGTATAATCCGAAAGTATT GAATGCAAATGAAAACCTAACTACTGAAGTTTTACAGTCTGTTCAAAACCATTTGAAAAGGCCAGCAATAGTCAATGATCGATTTGATATTTTTGGAGCAAACGTTGCAGCTAAGCTGAGAGATATCACAAAACAACAACGTATTTTGGCCGAAAAAGTAATTAACGAAACATTATTTCTGACAGAGATGGAAAATTTTACTATTTCACACCAAGTGACTGATTCAAGCAGTGTGCGTTTTACTAATTATAGTTACAACGTTCCCAGTCCCGTTTCACATACTCCCAGCCCAGTACATTACCAGAATTCAAATTTTGAAGGTTCCCAGTCTATTCTGCAAACTTCTCAACAAGGTCAATCCCAACCAATACAAAATTCAGCGGCTAATTTTCTATCTTCTTTTGATATTAATACGAATTAA